GAATTGTAACTAGTGAAAAATAGGGGTATAAGATATTGTCTGGTCTCGGTCACTTAGTCAACCTTGCAGATGAGAAGTGGAATAACCAAAAAATAGTATTCGAGTTTAAGATAAAAAGTAACGTAAGTATTTATGCAGATGAGAGAAATGATATTACCTCTCTGAGTACTTAGAATCAGCTTAGCAGATTCTCAAAGAAGCTAATGGCTATGTGCACGTCTCCCTCTATAAAGAGTTGCCCTAAAGAGGGAGTGAATCACCCAGAAATAAATTCCCCCTGtaaagatgaaaaattAATCGTAAAAGCTCCTGTAGCGGCAACCAATTAAACTGTAAATAATGACAGTCAGATTTGTTGCGATAAGCCTCATTAAGCTtcggctgcgaaaatatATAAAAAAACTTCCTGCGCACTACCCCGTTGCATATTTGGTGCAAAATTATCTATTACAAGTTCTTAATTGAGCGAAAACCTTCGTACGTGCGagatccaattcttgaaacCTATTTTATCGACGCACGAACTCAAATAACACGAAGACAGTCAATCAGTGTTTGATGCTCAAATGGTGGTTGAGGTTAGTTTCATTCGTTTTGTTAGTGAGGCCGAATATTCTAGCATTTTATTATGAGTAGTATTAGGatatattgaagaatttctAGAATGAATATTTTAAAGTCAGAGAACAAATTACGAGGCCATGGGTTCAaaaaacacatacacattcttggctgtGTTATCTGCACTTTTATGGATATTATTTTGAGTCAATCCATTGGAACCTGGATATGATTTATATATGAGAAACTTGATTGTTTatgaatgtttggttattataatttctctttgattAATTCTTGATACCTAGTTTATCCGCACACGAACTGAAATAGCACCAAGGCAATCTATCAACGTTTGATACTCAAGCTGCGGTTTGCGGTTGAGGTTGGTTTCATTCAATAATACTTGTCTGGCCAAGTATTATTGAATCATATTTTGGGTATTTATCGGAATGTATTGGACTGGCATGTATATATTTAAGTCCATTTGAAAACAATTGGTAGAATTTGTAAATTGAAGAGAGATTTAGAGGATTTCAAATTGCTTAATTGATGTTTTGTAAACTCTAATGCGCatatttctctttggcttcCATTAGATTCTTATGTGATCGCTCGGAGTCGTAACAATACCAGAAATGTTCCAATTGAGGTAATGTTCTTAAGAATATGCGGGACGAGCAAATATATGTTCGTCCTTAGTTGTCCCGGTTTGCTGCATGTGGAAGCGGTGAGGCTGCTTTATCTTTTAGCCAGCCCCCCCTTCCAATGAATTAGATTTGATCATAAATCTCATCAATGGTCAATTATCATACCCATCTCTAAATCAACTGAAACATATTAGAAACTGGGCGCACAAAAAGCGTTTCACTTAGCTTAAGATAGGAACAAAATAACTAGTAGGTTGAACTAGAACAAATCCCGAGCGATTAGTAAAAATCCATGCGGAAGCTAGGACGAGATATGCATATTCAAAGTAAAGTTTGACTGCACATAAGGAATGCAGGGGGGCTAACCTGTTTCTGAACCATACGCTTTTGAAGTTGCTGCATGTAAATCATATGCTATGCAAGATGCCCTCCTATACTTGAATGTGCACCCAGTTTCCCGGTGTGAGAGTTTACGAACATTAATCTAACTATTTGTAATACTCTAAGgattttctcttcaattcgCAGAATCTACGAAATGAACAATATTTAATTTAGAGATTGTACTTATTATGTCAGaaatttctttgatttaTTCCAATAATTAACATAATCCAATAATTCAATACTAGTTGGATCATACTATAATCACTCATTCCCAACCCAAATATCACCCAAGTAAGAATACAAGTCTATTGACTCCTGATCGAACTCGTACacttgtccaacttgaGTGTTATCTTGTCCGTCAGAGGTGAGTCCACCTATCGAAGAGTATGCACACCATAAATAACTGTGGCAATATCCACGTTCCATGTGCCAGCCTTCTACTGGCTCTTCAACACTGTTCCCTGCCCTTATTTCCGATTTTATATTGAAGGGAGGAATAACTGCGTTTCTAAGTTTTAGAGAGCTTTCATAATACTCTCGCATGGACTCAGCATCTTTTAAGAATTTAAAATGGTCGTGTTTCTTGACTTCGGCTTCAAAATTAACAAGTTCGCTTTTCCcacagaacttgaaacccGAGTTAAACCACAATAACtttccattttcatcaaggtGTCCTGAATGTGGCGAACAGAGTTCCTGAgatttcttgaggtttccTTCGCTGGTCAATCTTTCCTCCGGGGAAGTAAGAGTCCCGATCGATGCAGcgaaattcttgttgaagtgaTAGTCCTCATCACCACTGGCGGCAAATCCCAACCAGaatatctctttgtctCCATGGACTCTGGAGGTAACaggtttgaagaagttcaattggaGCATTGTtaagatggagttgaagtgtAAGTGTctattgatcaacaccactccGCTTTCCATGAAATGGCCCattccatcaaagaactctAATCCAAGAGTCTTCTGGGTGATGACGGGAATatcaaacatcaagttgtctaaAATTGAAGGGGTTATCTTCTGAAAGAATTTAGTATCACCTGGTGGCCTGAATGCATGAGCAGCTCtatccttgaagaagtaggcCCCGGTGGTTTTGTAATCCTTCAAGTCGAAAAACTCGGATGGATTCTGCAACAACACTGTATCAGCATCAACTAAAACGAATTCCTcaaatgaattgaacaacgTTGCTAGGAACTTATTGGCaaacatcttgaacttttctttgaagttgtcatGAATGGTGTTGTACGTCTTTACAAACCACACTTCTTGTTTTGGCATTCCACCGTCTTTGATGTGGAAGTAGTCGGAAGGGAAATGCTTGGAAACTTTGTGGAAGCTTTCTGGTAAATCTATCATTTTGTCTCTAGCAGCGGCGACTATTCTTGCTTTGGTATCATCACTGAGAGACTCGTAGAAAACGATTTGGATTGGATAGTGGTTGCTCAACGCTCTTAATAGGTGAATGAATCTCAcagtatcatcaacatgTTTGTCTCCGATCGATAGTACAATACCCTTTCCATTCAACagatttttgaatttgttgaagaagcatggCCCATTCTCAGCGaaggtggatttggagaagtccttggtggaccccttgaacttggagtttgtggtcTTGAACACCTCAGGATAATGAACAAATCCACGTAGATCTGGAGGAGATAGAAATATTTCACCAGTCCACCGTTCATAAATAGGATAAGAATGAGACACCCATTTATAGATTCTGCTTTCCAACTCACTACAGGATTTGGAACCCAGATCGTTGATTAAcagttcatcatcgtcgGCCTTGAACTCAGTGTGATCT
The sequence above is drawn from the Yamadazyma tenuis chromosome 3, complete sequence genome and encodes:
- the MNN13_7 gene encoding mannosyltransferase (EggNog:ENOG503NZ5A; COG:S), whose amino-acid sequence is MGKLFNISHNRRFFFYGFIVFWIVSAGIWIYDYTLNDSSESGTSIYHSESTPNAGLSSPSRVNKIDVFEDCAIKKLVQTLGIEDTRSIDSHSSVYDQMLEKHALSDILTNLDFTERCNLYFKNLFVRDHNWFVDPNEDFPLEHRDTFDLQSFEKENSKKIRYKYAQMSNLEYDKINFDDEKVRKDVKRLAEEEFNEFWERTMKTEQKIVDYLSHLRIFNKCYVTSDNRYIMNKANELIEKVADNIDHTEFKADDDESLINDSGSKSCSELESRIYKWVSHSYPIYERWTGEIFLSPPDLRGFVHYPEVFKTTNSKFKGSTKDFSKSTFAENGPCFFNKFKNSLNGKGIVLSIGDKHVDDTVRFIHLLRALSNHYPIQIVFYESLSDDTKARIVAAARDKMIDLPESFHKVSKHFPSDYFHIKDGGMPKQEVWFVKTYNTIHDNFKEKFKMFANKFLATLFNSFEEFVLVDADTVLLQNPSEFFDLKDYKTTGAYFFKDRAAHAFRPPGDTKFFQKITPSILDNLMFDIPVITQKTLGLEFFDGMGHFMESGVVLINRHLHFNSILTMLQLNFFKPVTSRVHGDKEIFWLGFAASGDEDYHFNKNFAASIGTLTSPEERLTSEGNLKKSQELCSPHSGHLDENGKLLWFNSGFKFCGKSELVNFEAEVKKHDHFKFLKDAESMREYYESSLKLRNAVIPPFNIKSEIRAGNSVEEPVEGWHMERGYCHSYLWCAYSSIGGLTSDGQDNTQVGQVYEFDQESIDLYSYLGDIWVGNE